From Carassius auratus strain Wakin chromosome 9, ASM336829v1, whole genome shotgun sequence:
CGAGCAGCTCTCGAGCCCGTGAGGATTACGTAAAGCTGTTCACAGAAGAAGTGCACTCCAAGGAATATGAGGTCTCTGGAAAACAGGCAACGAGTTTAACGATGCACACCATTAGCGACGTCCTCTGGATGACAAACAATTaggaacaagtgtgtgtgtgtgtacatatatacatatatgaagaTACACTTCTGCTGCTAATCTTCATCAACTTTCTTCCATTCAAACCCCCTTTCCAACAGCCATTTAGATTCTATCCAGGTCATGGCATCAGTGTATCAAACCCTTCCCCCTAAAGAGACTTGAATCTGTCATGTGATGCGTGCTGGTGCTGTCAAACCCTATGAATTCAGATTAATACAGCTATTTTAGCCCTTTAGATTGCATATGTGGGACACAAATGAGATTCTTTGAGATTTCTCTCTGAAATGCAAATGAGAGATAACACTACTTTTATATATgttaatcaaaaaatattttattgataatttagattgtgtgattttgccaagtaggacatgttcttttttttacattaggaGAAGGAaagggggatttttttttaatgaaaacatgcATATATGGATAAATCATCCGTTCTATTATTCCCGAATTTTTTTGCTATGTTAATATAAGCTGTTTTATGAATAGGACAAGGGCTAAGATTACATAAAATCCATACATACACCATTTttatttagaagaaaataaaggttaaaaaagtTATTGGTacagatatgtgaccctggaccacaaaaccagtcataagggtcaatatatttaaatataatctaaataagctttccatggatgtttggtttgttaggattggacaatatttggctgagatacaactatttgaaagtcTGGAATCTAAGGatgcaaaaatctaaatattgagaaaattgcctttaaatttctccaaaatgaAGTTCTTATCAAAGCATATTACTTActaaaaattaggttttgatatattttcactaagaaatttacaaaatatcttagtggaacatgatctttacttaatatccgaattatttttggcttaaaagaaaaatgtatcattttgacccatacaatgtattgttggttattactacaaatatacccataCAACTTATGAtttgttttgtgctccagggtcacatatgtaaacTAGGGgtattaaacaaacaataaacaaaataattaactaTAAACAAATAATCAAGGACATCTTAATAATGAAGTAACcactttatgtaaaaatatatcagATAATAAGTAGATTATAATGAATAGATAAattgaaatattacataaaaactgAGTTGTTTGCAGGCTTAGAACTCCTCAAGTCCTTGACTGTGTGAGCTCAAGAGATTTCAAAGATAAAACttataaatgtacaaatgaatTTTAAGGTCACATTAACATTCAAAAcgtttttttattcagcaagtttcATTTCAAGTAAACTGAATGAtgaagaattttctttttttaatacagattatgtattttaataaggGTTAGTGTTGCTTTTAAAAGCATGAGACAAATTTTTTCTATATCTCTGGTGCACCTGttgatagagagatagagagagagagagagagagagcgatagagagagagagaaaaagagagattaaATTTAGCCATCAAGTCACAAAACTTCCTCACAAAGCACTGCTGCCATCTAGTGCTGGAAAGTACAGTATGTTGAGCCACTGTGTTGAACTGTTAAAAGTTCACCCACAAAACAGCCGATaaaactttaaaccatcacttctgatttctaaaattctgtatttttaagaaacaaaaaaacttcCAAATACATCTAGAAAGACTCACTATAAAATGATTAGTTATATGATAAGAACCAAACAAGAACTGCTTGACTGAAATATTTGAATCCATAAGCAAGGCACACAACGCGATGGTGATACCCACatacaaatttgtatattttgatAAGTATATGTAATGGATGTTTTACAGACCACTTTACACAGTATACACTATGTGAAACATATCACATTAACaatgaatcaaaaacacaatCTGAAAAGTGTCAGTTTAGTAACCAGACAAGTGGAGAGGTAAATGTTGTTTAATCTGTGGAACCAATAGAGCGTATAAAAGACAAGAGTAATGTAATGGATGCAAACAATAACAGCAGCAGTCTTTGGAGTCATGCACACatctaaaaataaagcattataataaGGCATACAGCACTGCTCATATAACTGGGTAAAGGAAACATGCTGATTAtcataaaacatgaaacaaacacacattaacaaaATATTCACAGACATTACATTTCTTCAACTAGataaaatatggaaaaatataATGCCACAGACATTAAACTTTTACAGTGATTAAAAATAACTAGTTGTAAATGTGTAAAGAAACCAATAGTTAAATTGTTACAATACTATTAGTACTGAAGTATTTAGTGTTGGCACTTTGTACAATAAAcaacacaattttaaatatactttgtGTATTGCAGTTTATCAGACTGCCATGATTCTGAGTATTAACACTGTTGAAACAACAAAACAGATCATCACACAAATTAAGGCATAAAGACTGTGTGAATAAGGGCAacattgtgatttattatttattgtgaatTATATGTAGGCTGATTGAGACGATTCAAGTATGTTTATGAGTTTATGGTTATGTTGATCAGACAGAGTGTAGATTTTCTCTGTCTCAAAGCTCCACAGTCCTGAGGTGTCCACGAGGAGAAACGCTGCCCAGGTTATGTAGAACACACTCGGAGGCTTCCACTAAACTCCCACAACATGACCAGTGGGGTTTACCGGGGTGTCCTTTATGACCATGTCCACAACCCTGAAACCctcctgagcacacacacacacacacacagaaattcaTATCAGGTGAaaacacacttttatttattaaatttttttgggaGTAAACAGTACCTGGCATAGTTCCTGTGCAGCCACAGCGTGCCTCTTTAGCGCCCCCACTGGAGCAGAAGGAACAACAATGGAATATGCCATGGTGCCGTCTAAACTTCTTTTTCACATTTAGCAAAAATGGCGAGCCCTACAAATCACCTATTGTTAGAATATAACTCCCAGCATCACTGATATTCGTTTGAACTTGCCAGTGCAATGACACAATTATTAGACACAgccagggctctgaaccggttcaaggaacgaaaacgaaAACCGGAAACAAACTAAATTTTGCcaggaacagaaacagaaactaaataaaattttatagttCCAAACAGAATcaaaaatttgaaatggccattaactggttaataacgttattttattgttccatttaatatttgaaatttgctgtcaaccaatcacgaattccagtAGTACATCCtatgcaaatgtgacgctgaagccaACGAGTGAAATGTCTTCTCAGCTTTGAACTCATCATAGGTAAGTCACAATGGCAATGCACTGCCCttagagtttatctgaggatatgtgagatgaattcaacagatcacacacacctgcagcgaTTCTGTGAATGGAGAAAACAGAAAACCTATAGgcttaaaaaaaaggaatgaaggcatatacactaaatatatttagcttaaatcatattgacagattaaagaaacgaaagaaaaaaatttgctaaattatgGTTCACTGTGACACGTTCCAAATTTTTCGGAAAGGAAAACGAAACAGCAGAGAGTGGGAccctaattttctttattttgcaaaagcgtcacaatttgaattattttgtaaaaGCTTGGCAACTTTGAATAATGTCTTGCTTCTGTATAACCAACCAGAGTTGGAATGACCTTACGtgcacacaaaacacaattttGCTATATTGAAGCCTgtacattatcaaaataaaatagagttaaagaaacaaataaaaaagttacactGCTCCATTGTACAGAATGTGTTGTGTTCAGCGTAACTGCGCCTCACTGGGCTGATATAGCTGATGTGAAGGATGATGTTTTATGTTGATGaaagtacaaacactatataataaatcatattttagcatccagatatgtcgggaacatggaaacatttggattcgtaccgaatgagagaggtaggcatcagcttcaccttaaattaatttgttttggattgacatttttatagcctaaactttagaggatttgtttTGAAGAGAAACTAATATCTGTTTTTagaatgtttgttaatgttttgctTTAGTCTAAAAGCATTTTAGCCTTTATTATTTTGGAAAGTAATAGGGCTAAGTGAGACGCgactaatgtgtttttttttcactctcaaaacgcaatcttatagaagtattttttatttatttatttttttacaatgcagaaaactttattaaatatcttaaaaatactttaatgtctttaaagtgttgacagttttttttgttagtttgatTCTTTAGTAGCCTGtatacatttggccaaaatctagaaaagaaGAAGATGGCTGTGACTTAACTCAGCGGGTTATTGGCTAACGTTACCATAtctctctttcttccttttctttttgggAAAAGTAacactgttatttattatattaggcaaattataggcaaagaaaattttttttaaaaattacgtTAATAACCGGTATTTCTTCCATCCGGACCGGTTTTGGAACAGTAATATtatcagaggaacgcaggaacagaaacgttaaaataataattctgctcggagtgaaccgattgaattttttttttttcattttcaagcccTGGACAAAGCTGTAATGGTTCCAATGAACCCTTACCTGGACGTGCTGGGCTTTAACACAGACCCACACAGAGTAGAGACCTGCTTCAGCTGGGGTGTAGGACACAACATAGGAACCATCACCCTTATCCACCACAGCCGCCTCCACAGAGCTGTAATGTGACAGAGACACTGATGAAAAAACACAGTCTGAATGATGTTAAAGGAGACCTATTATGTCCCTTTTTACAATATATACTATACAgcaggtgtccccagaatgtgtatatatagtttcagctcaaaataccccacatatcatctattatataattttgaaaatgcctattttaaGTGGGAGCAGAAAcatgtttttgtgcatgtctctttaaatgcaaattagctGCTGTTCCCCATCCTCTTTTCTGGAATAGGTGCCTTTACAGCTGGTTCCTCAGATACTCTACTAAAATATATGTTTGGTTTTGATGAAATATGTCTATCATGTTGAAATCATGTCTTTTAAACCATCTTAAGTTATATTTCTGATATGCATGAGCACGCACATCTGAAGCACGAGCTCAGAAAATACCTGccactacagtaaaaacagaaaaagtCAGATACATAATGGAATGTATAGAATTTTCACTTTAATTCTTTCCAAGCTTGTGTTGCtgtgtatttaaaatgcattcagtttattattactattacagaAATcgaattcttgtttcattttaataaggttgacaaatatgcatcacatttagTTTATCAGTTTATTATTAATACCGTGCAATCCGAATATATTTTCCAaattttatttgcaattaaaatacacaaatctTACATTCAGgcctaaataaaaacattttaaaagatctaaaatatttatttttattcactcaTCAATAAACAAATCTcagaataaattattacaaaaactgttaaatttgattaaatgacACATACATTAATAGGTCAAGAGGAATCTGTAATTAGAAAGTAATATTTTTCCTAGGCTTCAACTTTTATTGACCCTACTGTAACGTCATTAAAAATGTGGTGGTGTTAGTTTTCCCATATAACCTCACCAGCCCTTCCTCTCCTTGTGTACAATGCTGACCAGCACAGGACCTCCACCCCGGCCCATCTGCTCTCCGGACGAGTCCCTGCAAACCAGAGTGAACTCTCCCCTCTGACCTTCACGACCTCGTTCCACACCTGTGAGTTATTCAAAGACAGACACATGTGAGTGACACAGGCTATGTGGGGCGGAAGCagcaacagatcttttcttctgaCTTGTGACATGCATCCAAGTGAAAAGGGATTatcgaaaaagaaaaaatacaggaCGAAGACTTGGTGTTAGCCATCAGTTGTTGCCTGAATGGAGGCATATCTGAAAATGAGCTTGCAGTCACCTGTATTAAAGAGACAAGTTTATGTAGACTAAATGAGCGGAGAAGTCCAGCATAGGCACCAGAGAGAAATCTGTTTTTTCACAAGAACAACACATTCTGAGTTATAACATTTGGATTGTAAAGGAGTAAAACCAAATCATCAAATCTGAACTGGACTGCCTCTTGTTCACATTAGCGCTTCACACAAGCTCTTATATAAAACAGTTTCTTGTTTTCTGTGACTGTGGGAACCCTGACATGGACGACCTGCACATCAAAGGCAAACAGTATTGTATTGTCTTCCTGCTGTGCACCTACTTGTGGCATGCTGGGACAGAGCTGGATAAGTGTCCCTTTTACAATCAGGAGCACCAGTACATAAAAGGTTGGGTTGTCAAGGTAGCCAGGAATGTTGTCTGCGGTTTATCCCTGTGTCATGCCCTGGGCCTTTTGGTgtgtatgtatgtctgtgtgtgtataggagGGGACTAAAGCGGATATGATATCTCACTTTGACACTGAAGATCTCATCACATAATCTGAACACAGAAATCTACAAATACACAATTTCATCTGAGCTGTACTGTTTCTGAGGAATGTGCACTGAaccgtcatttgtttacatttatgcatttagcagaagcttttatccaaagcaacttaaagcgcattcaggctatactatatatatatatatatatatatatatatatttttttttttttttttttaaccagtatgtACTGAGATGTGTTTGACAAACACAGCTTAAAATTCCAGAGTAAAGTCACCAAACCAAACACTTGTACTGCAGTTCCTTCCCGGGTAACAACATTTAGCATTAAAAACAGACTAATGACCAAATTTAAAGGAAGAAAGGctaataaaagtataaaacaaCTGGCAGTTTTACTTTAAGATTTGACTTTAAAAGAAgcagctcaaaaaaataaatgaaaattaattttttttttacattttttttccccccatttcaaACCTGTGACACACTCTTCTATGGaacttaaaatttatttattttttttcatatttctgaattaaaaaaaaaaaatctctgatttTCATTTAATAAGATTGAATAGGGAAAGTGAAaattatccaaaaatgaaatctTCTAAAATTAAATAAGCATAGCATTTTTGGAGagtaaaacatttgtttataaatCAGATCCATTCAACTTATTGACTCGATAATCAAACTGAAGCAGTTAAATTGAACTTTCAGTATGTGCATCACACGTGTCATATTTATCTTTTTCCctctttatattaggtggccttaactgctatgtacttacatcataataagtacaatgtacttattttgttcatattgttttgcaaaacactttttcttcttttgaggTGGGATACGGGTAAGGTTACGGACAGGTCTGATGGTATGactaagtttaagggtgggttaaggtgtaagggatgatgggtcaacagtgtaattagaaatgtaataacagtaattaattacagatgtaatcaCACTTAGGTATTGAGGTAGTTATTATGATTAAtctaaatgtaagtacatagtagatTAGGTCACCAAATATAAAGCGTGACcatgtttattttaatgcttgtGTGTCATTTTTCAAGCTTTAAAGTGTAAAGCTATTGAAGACAGATAGTACCCTACTCTCACCTTCTCCCTGGATCGTGCACTTGCTGGGATCCACAGTCTTGGCATGTATGACTCCCACCACAGGGAATCCCTTCACCTCTCCAGCACTCTCCTGAGGAAGGAAACAGATGCTGCTGGCATTATCAGGGGCGACCGTTGTTGGGTGAGGGTCGAATCCTGACTCCACAAGGTTCATCAGTCTCCTCACAGTAACTCCTTTGGCACTGAGGATTTCAGCGTCAGAGCCACATGTGAGCAGGCGTTCAGCGAAGTCCACCCCACCACGGATGTCAGACAAGGCCTGTTGCAGCTGAGCCTTCTGCAGATGGAGTTGGTTCCTGCGCTGCAACCTTAAGTCCTCCAGTGACCGCAGCAGTGAGCAGCAATGTGCCTCCACCGCGCTGGCATAGCTGCGAGCAAATGCCCGGACCTCACTCGCCAATGTGTCAGCCCGTGCCTGCAGCGCCTCCTGGGATGTGTCCACGCGTCTAAGAGACTCCTCCAGACGGCCAAGACGGGGCCTTAAGCTCCTGACGACCAGATCCCTGATGCGATCGCCGTGATGAATGATGACTTCATGGGCAGAGCTGCAGTGGTGGTCACGGTGAAAGGTGGCCGCACACTCCAGGCACACAGTGAGGTCGCATGGCTCACAGAAGAGCCGTAACTCCTGTCCAGGATGCAGCGAGCACAGGACGGGTCTAGTGAGACGACCCTGAGACTTCAGCTCCTGTAGGCTTTGGATCGAGTGAGAGGAGGTCCTCTTCTGTCTCCTGCAGGGAAGATTACTAGAGTTTTAACATTACGTATTACATACATTATGGTTATGTCACAAAGATGGTATTTATGAGCTGAACACATGTAACTGCCCCAAAAAAGTGGTATTTTGAGTGCGACTGATTCTTTGAGCCCTGATTTTAAGTAAAAGGTAAGTCCGTGAATAAATGGTCTCTGAAATCTAATACTTTAAGTACTGGTTTagcatttagtcattttgcagatgcttttatccaaagagacttacaattggggaatacataaagcgataCTTATTaaaggcaaacagacacaggaagtgctcataaTACAAAGTTTCaggtattttttaaaataagtacaaggtagaaagggaaggaataaataaagagaaagacaaaaaaatatttaggattttaaaaaaaatcaataaatttgtTCTATGTATTATGACTGTATAGTTTAATCTGTATGAGTGTAATTTGCTCATATTTAATTCGTCATGTAGTCACTGTTATGTGACCTATACAGTCTTGTTTCTCCTTTCcagtggcctcatgggatagtaaactACTGGATGTGTACTTTAGGATCTCACTGGAAGTTTTGGGTCATTCACTTATTTTCGCCTACTTGTACTATCGCTTTAACTACTCCATTTCTATTAAAGGAGTACAATTATGCATGGCTTATAACGGTTAATAAATAGCTTATTTCATGTTAATTATGAAACAGCCTCTAATAAACGGACCTGTGGGCCTGACTGCAGAAGTCGCAGAGGTTGACGCAGCACACCTCGCAGCGCTTCCCCGCGTCGCTGTCGCTGCACAAGTCGCACAAAACCTTGCAGTCCACCAGCAGCGTCTCCGCGAAAACCTCGTCCAGTGCGAGATGGTCAGTGGTCAGCCCATCTACACCCGATGGGGGCAGATCCACCTCTGAATCGCACTCAGGACACAGGATTGTTGAGCCAGAGTTGCTCCGGTGCGTGTAATCATCTGGCGAGCGTCGTTCGCCGTTCACGCGACGCTCAGAGAACGGCTCGCGCTGGCGAATGCAGTCTGCGCAGAACGTGTGCAAGCAGGGCAGGATTTTAGGGTCTCGATACATCCGACTGCAAACACCACAGACCGCTTTGGACTTCTTCTTCCCAGTGTCTCCATTGCTTTTACTCAAGACTGCTTCTAGCTTTTCTTCATGAACTAATCGCTCTTTGCAAAGTGAcattgtagttgttgtttttctggTTTACTATAAAGCGGATTTATAAATTAACTCTACCATAAAATGTCTTTGGTAAATCTTGTCAGTTACTTAAAATGCAACTCTCACCAAACTTATGAGAGAGTTAACTTTTTCGCTCATGTTATTTGAGGACGTGTCTCGCCGTCCAATCATATTGCGCGTACAGGTTTTGAGGCGTGGCCTGAAATCCGACCCTGTTCCAGCCCAGCGTGTAAAAAGAGGAACCTGCGCCTGTAAAACACGCGTGGAATATGGGTGTCCCCATCTGCTGGCTAGACAGATCAAGCCCATAGACCAAGACACAAGATCACACGCCACCCAAAGGTCAAAATTGCTTATATGCAGCTCATGCCTTATTTTCTGCCAATTCCCGTTACATATGGAATAAACCAGGATAATTGACTTTGATGTAGCCTAGGctataaaaaagataaaacatgaaaaaaaatataaaaccatgCCTCTGATTTTGGAAGTAGCTTTGGCAATATCATTGCATTGGTTAGACAGCTATTAAACAGCTGATCTTTTGTTATCAGGTCCATCATATATATTAATTTCCCTTATGCATAACACCAACAATATTCAACATATTtgctatatttattaatctttgttaatgctGGATTGTTAGTTAACTCAGGTCCATTGTATAATATGAATAGATAAAATTGTTGATTTTAAtactgattttaataatgtagtaatatttactgattaaatattgaaattaacatGATAACTTgtgtaaaaagtgttaaaaaaattcaactttgttgACATAAGAACacaatatttattgttattgcaaacattttataTGAACAGTTTTTGATAACAGGATGTGATTACATAGTCTATGATATCATATGTTTCAAGAGCAgctgataaataaataacaaaagtttCATATGGATTCAATTCAAAcaattcacactttttttaagttgaatttCTATCCATTACATCTAGGTTtctacatgtaatataaatagagacatctaaaaaaaataatatcgtgaaaagttatttcaaaaggtgaaactttcatatattctaaattcattacatgtaaagttaaacatttcaaaaagtttttttttgttttaatttagatgattagagcttacagctcattaaagtcaatatatatatgtatattatttactgttttattatattaaatattatatttggaATAACCAAGTAGAATTatattcttgtttaaaaaaaaaaaaaaaaactttttgctttaataaattctacagatatatatatatatatatatatatatatatatttttttttttttttttttttttttttactggatacAGCATCTACTGGATTGCAGAAAGCATAAGGATGACTGTGAGCAGAATTTGTAAGGATGGCACTATTGTAGATGCAGCACTGAATATGAAGTATGTCCTTTCTGTCACGCTGTTTGCTgagaaaaaacacaaagaaaagcaACATTTACTTTATAACAGAAGCATAGTTTTTAGGTTGCATTTGTGCAACCCATTATTCGCTATGCATAGCCATCTGCATGTGTCATGATATTTAATGTATCACATCCAGTTTGTTTATCCAAAGTTCTCattaaatttgattttataatCTTGATTTGACATGCAATTCTCTGAGTAAATGGTATGATTTTGGGTGAGTCCTGCTTAATAATTAGTTTTatctttacacttttttttttctgtcagcatCACTATTTTACCTGTTATAGTTGCCTCTGAGATAGCTTTCACAAGACTGTTCTGGATAAGACAGGTGTAGGTGTCATCTTCCTTTACTGGGTCTTTGAGGACACTAGCA
This genomic window contains:
- the LOC113108538 gene encoding tripartite motif-containing protein 45-like isoform X1 — encoded protein: MSLCKERLVHEEKLEAVLSKSNGDTGKKKSKAVCGVCSRMYRDPKILPCLHTFCADCIRQREPFSERRVNGERRSPDDYTHRSNSGSTILCPECDSEVDLPPSGVDGLTTDHLALDEVFAETLLVDCKVLCDLCSDSDAGKRCEVCCVNLCDFCSQAHRRQKRTSSHSIQSLQELKSQGRLTRPVLCSLHPGQELRLFCEPCDLTVCLECAATFHRDHHCSSAHEVIIHHGDRIRDLVVRSLRPRLGRLEESLRRVDTSQEALQARADTLASEVRAFARSYASAVEAHCCSLLRSLEDLRLQRRNQLHLQKAQLQQALSDIRGGVDFAERLLTCGSDAEILSAKGVTVRRLMNLVESGFDPHPTTVAPDNASSICFLPQESAGEVKGFPVVGVIHAKTVDPSKCTIQGEGVERGREGQRGEFTLVCRDSSGEQMGRGGGPVLVSIVHKERKGCSVEAAVVDKGDGSYVVSYTPAEAGLYSVWVCVKAQHVQGSPFLLNVKKKFRRHHGIFHCCSFCSSGGAKEARCGCTGTMPGGFQGCGHGHKGHPGKPHWSCCGSLVEASECVLHNLGSVSPRGHLRTVEL
- the LOC113108538 gene encoding tripartite motif-containing protein 45-like isoform X2 → MSLCKERLVHEEKLEAVLSKSNGDTGKKKSKAVCGVCSRMYRDPKILPCLHTFCADCIRQREPFSERRVNGERRSPDDYTHRSNSGSTILCPECDSEVDLPPSGVDGLTTDHLALDEVFAETLLVDCKVLCDLCSDSDAGKRCEVCCVNLCDFCSQAHRRQKRTSSHSIQSLQELKSQGRLTRPVLCSLHPGQELRLFCEPCDLTVCLECAATFHRDHHCSSAHEVIIHHGDRIRDLVVRSLRPRLGRLEESLRRVDTSQEALQARADTLASEVRAFARSYASAVEAHCCSLLRSLEDLRLQRRNQLHLQKAQLQQALSDIRGGVDFAERLLTCGSDAEILSAKGVTVRRLMNLVESGFDPHPTTVAPDNASSICFLPQESAGEVKGFPVVGVIHAKTVDPSKCTIQGEGVERGREGQRGEFTLVCRDSSGEQMGRGGGPVLVSIVHKERKGCSVEAAVVDKGDGSYVVSYTPAEAGLYSVWVCVKAQHVQWGR